One segment of Pseudoalteromonas rubra DNA contains the following:
- a CDS encoding adenine phosphoribosyltransferase, which yields MISQHIAIVQDHPKPGIKFHDITSLLSNAHERDRAITQLTEHYRGKVNCVAAIDALGFIIGAMVADRLNLKFVPIRKPGKLPRETISTDYSSEYAHNSLHIHKDDIDQNDHILLIDDVLGTGGTCLAAIKLCEQLGAHVVGTGFLLELPSLGGRHTLEGYHPVCCAQL from the coding sequence ATGATCTCACAACACATTGCCATCGTGCAGGACCACCCAAAACCAGGCATTAAATTTCATGACATTACGTCTTTGTTGAGTAACGCCCATGAACGAGACCGGGCTATCACGCAGCTCACCGAGCACTACCGGGGCAAAGTGAACTGTGTGGCAGCCATTGACGCACTGGGCTTTATCATTGGAGCTATGGTGGCAGATCGATTGAATTTAAAATTTGTGCCAATCCGAAAGCCCGGCAAACTACCGCGTGAAACCATCAGCACCGATTACAGCAGTGAATATGCACACAACAGCCTGCACATTCACAAAGACGACATTGACCAGAATGATCACATCCTGCTGATTGATGATGTATTGGGTACCGGCGGGACCTGCCTGGCTGCCATCAAGCTGTGTGAACAACTGGGTGCGCATGTCGTGGGTACCGGCTTCTTGCTTGAACTGCCCAGTCTTGGCGGACGCCACACCCTGGAAGGCTATCATCCTGTTTGCTGCGCCCAGCTGTAA
- a CDS encoding ankyrin repeat domain-containing protein, which translates to MNKEILELAQQQQWTQLTTLLQADNVAVNVQDEKGYSPLHYAAIQGQCEVIDALVAKGCALETATGNGSTALHKAATFGQLDAIHTLLTLGADLEARTNNPDVPSFSARTPLHEAAVEGHADAVTLLLSLGADQNALTDAQETALDLAVYYKHTDATAALSRS; encoded by the coding sequence ATGAACAAGGAAATTTTAGAACTAGCGCAACAGCAACAATGGACTCAGCTAACCACACTTTTGCAAGCAGACAACGTAGCGGTCAATGTGCAAGACGAAAAAGGCTACTCCCCCTTACATTATGCGGCGATTCAGGGGCAGTGTGAGGTCATCGATGCCCTGGTCGCCAAGGGCTGCGCGCTTGAGACGGCGACAGGCAACGGCAGTACCGCACTGCATAAAGCTGCTACCTTTGGTCAGCTTGATGCCATCCATACCTTACTCACGCTAGGCGCCGATTTAGAAGCCAGAACCAACAACCCGGATGTGCCTTCTTTTAGTGCACGTACCCCTTTGCATGAAGCCGCAGTCGAAGGCCATGCCGACGCAGTCACGCTGTTACTTTCACTTGGCGCTGATCAAAACGCCCTGACAGACGCACAGGAAACCGCGCTTGACCTGGCCGTATATTATAAACATACCGACGCCACAGCGGCCTTGTCGCGTTCTTAA
- a CDS encoding NUDIX hydrolase: protein MNKENTIKELQGLLENYATTCEIEAQYREHMLSFLKSSDDPIYSSNQAGHFTASAWVLSHDRQHVLLTQHAKIGKWFQLGGHIEPEDSSFIDACLREATEESGITSLSSANTFVLDIDIHDIPEYKGIPQHPHYDVTCYFVAPAQAKAIKNAESTQLQWIPLEQVKALTDDPAIHRMVEKTLELETYKDHA, encoded by the coding sequence ATGAACAAAGAAAATACAATCAAAGAACTACAGGGTTTGTTAGAAAACTACGCGACGACATGCGAGATAGAGGCACAGTATCGGGAGCATATGTTGTCATTCCTGAAAAGCAGTGACGACCCCATTTACAGTAGCAATCAGGCAGGGCACTTTACCGCTTCTGCCTGGGTCTTGTCTCATGATCGCCAGCACGTGTTGCTCACTCAGCATGCCAAAATTGGCAAGTGGTTTCAGCTTGGTGGCCACATTGAGCCAGAAGACAGCTCTTTTATTGATGCCTGCTTGCGAGAAGCAACCGAAGAAAGCGGCATCACCTCACTGTCATCAGCAAACACCTTTGTGCTCGACATCGATATTCACGATATCCCGGAATACAAAGGAATACCGCAGCATCCGCACTATGATGTGACCTGCTACTTTGTTGCCCCGGCGCAGGCAAAAGCGATTAAAAATGCGGAATCAACACAGTTGCAATGGATACCGCTAGAGCAAGTAAAAGCACTCACCGACGACCCGGCGATCCACAGAATGGTCGAGAAAACACTCGAATTAGAGACCTATAAAGACCATGCTTAA
- a CDS encoding HAD family hydrolase: MLTEIKARHWLFDIDGTIAFNNQPVSTALTDALVELSDDSDVIFATARPFRDVLQVLPTELRNNTISCTNGALLFKQHKVYAEQHFTKNTSIRLIHLLEDLDAPYILDCAQGFYLSRTSHPFFEYTQGSYKAPKISQQAALAQGINKIQVFDTQLIELLNRDAEQLGITVYPYADVDFFDISPTGCCKSNLFQQLDIDPLNSIAFGNDSNDLHLIKQAHVGVCIGSHPQLNQAADLTLNQTCPEQALINIIRERAFENL; encoded by the coding sequence ATGCTTACAGAAATAAAAGCCAGACATTGGCTGTTTGACATTGACGGCACAATCGCCTTTAACAACCAACCCGTCAGTACGGCGTTGACCGACGCCCTGGTCGAATTAAGTGATGACAGCGACGTGATCTTCGCCACAGCCAGGCCGTTTCGGGATGTGTTACAGGTGCTGCCAACCGAGCTACGCAACAATACTATCTCTTGTACCAATGGGGCTTTGCTATTTAAGCAGCACAAAGTTTACGCTGAACAACATTTCACTAAGAACACCAGCATCCGATTGATACATTTGCTCGAGGATCTGGATGCGCCCTATATTCTGGATTGTGCGCAGGGGTTTTACCTGAGTCGCACCAGCCACCCCTTTTTTGAGTACACCCAGGGGAGTTACAAAGCACCCAAAATCTCCCAGCAAGCGGCGTTGGCCCAGGGTATCAATAAAATTCAGGTGTTTGATACCCAGCTCATTGAACTGTTGAACAGAGATGCTGAGCAACTTGGGATCACGGTCTACCCTTATGCTGACGTCGACTTTTTTGATATCTCTCCAACCGGGTGTTGTAAATCCAACCTGTTTCAGCAACTCGATATCGATCCCCTTAATAGTATCGCCTTTGGCAATGATTCAAACGACCTGCACCTGATCAAACAAGCACATGTGGGCGTCTGCATCGGGTCGCACCCGCAACTCAACCAGGCAGCTGACCTGACGCTTAACCAGACCTGCCCGGAGCAAGCATTAATTAACATCATCAGGGAGAGAGCTTTTGAAAACCTATAA
- a CDS encoding HAD family hydrolase, with amino-acid sequence MKTYKLVTFDFDGTLCDTAPAIISTLQQLFPGTEQTQIDAQLSVGTPLKSVIAQLHQHPLSATELDALCHQYRALYNQEHHQLQVPFPHARDTIMAFRQAGAQCLIVSNKGEAALNSFVQQYAFTSLFDDVIGERVGIAGKPQPDVYEQVIRPAYPDIKPEHILHIGDTTADLAFAHAIGADSAYLTHGFGDDEAALAMQPTWYCSHFEALSQQLALGGQHV; translated from the coding sequence TTGAAAACCTATAAGCTAGTCACGTTTGATTTTGATGGTACCTTGTGTGACACCGCGCCTGCCATTATCAGCACACTTCAGCAGCTATTTCCAGGTACTGAACAGACACAGATAGACGCGCAGTTATCCGTGGGTACCCCGCTTAAATCTGTGATTGCCCAGTTACATCAGCACCCACTGTCTGCCACTGAGCTGGATGCACTGTGCCACCAATATCGGGCACTATACAATCAGGAACACCATCAGTTGCAAGTACCATTTCCTCATGCCAGAGACACCATCATGGCGTTCAGACAAGCCGGTGCGCAGTGCCTGATCGTCAGTAATAAGGGCGAAGCCGCACTGAATTCTTTCGTACAGCAGTACGCATTCACGTCGCTCTTTGACGATGTGATAGGAGAGCGCGTCGGCATAGCAGGCAAGCCACAGCCAGATGTCTATGAGCAAGTGATCCGCCCGGCTTACCCTGACATTAAACCCGAGCACATATTGCATATTGGCGACACCACAGCTGATCTGGCATTTGCTCATGCCATCGGTGCCGACAGCGCCTATCTGACCCATGGCTTTGGCGATGATGAGGCAGCCCTGGCGATGCAGCCGACCTGGTATTGCAGTCACTTCGAAGCACTTTCACAACAGTTAGCATTAGGAGGGCAGCATGTTTGA
- a CDS encoding aminotransferase class III-fold pyridoxal phosphate-dependent enzyme → MISPLVGSDRYFAKNDAPILFKKAKNYTVTDQNGNQYIDFILGLGPVILGHSDEEFVRRVSEQLSNGLSFPGFADVHSELAKVYEAQYQDMRVVTLFKTSSEAVTAAMRCAMLETGRSKFIRCGFLGWHDSQIANTPSWHEWPGSEKREALRFSQGMRGIDGEQGVFNWTDGDIASLTALLSEHGDTTAAFAIDVYQLAFMTTETLQQATALCRQYGIKIIIDETKTAGRTNPAGMLDTQAIPADYIILGKAVGNGLPLAVLLGKPEHIKIYQSARIGGTHTKEVLSAHAGIIVADIMQQREGYARLPLICQKIVATINAAITHSATTELLSATSLLNDTLFDLRFSDPMLNNFAAREQLKQTMIAEGIFMLQGHNSFVCLAHEQIDFSQLEDKLTTSLRNWSTQL, encoded by the coding sequence ATGATTTCACCGTTAGTAGGAAGTGATAGGTACTTTGCCAAAAATGATGCACCTATTTTATTTAAAAAGGCAAAGAACTACACAGTGACAGACCAGAATGGCAACCAGTATATCGACTTCATTCTGGGCCTGGGACCCGTCATATTAGGCCATTCTGATGAAGAGTTTGTGCGCAGAGTATCAGAACAACTGAGCAATGGCCTGTCATTTCCTGGTTTTGCCGATGTGCATAGCGAACTTGCCAAAGTGTATGAAGCCCAGTATCAGGATATGCGAGTTGTTACCCTATTCAAAACCAGTTCAGAAGCCGTAACCGCAGCAATGCGCTGCGCCATGCTGGAAACAGGTCGCAGTAAATTCATCCGTTGTGGTTTCTTAGGATGGCACGACAGCCAGATTGCCAACACACCAAGCTGGCACGAATGGCCAGGCAGTGAAAAGCGCGAAGCACTGAGATTCTCACAAGGTATGCGCGGGATTGATGGTGAGCAGGGCGTATTTAACTGGACTGATGGTGATATCGCGAGCCTGACAGCACTGTTGAGCGAACACGGCGACACCACAGCCGCCTTTGCCATTGATGTCTACCAGCTGGCATTCATGACCACTGAAACATTACAACAGGCAACCGCGCTGTGTCGTCAATATGGCATAAAAATCATCATCGACGAAACCAAAACCGCCGGCAGAACAAACCCGGCAGGCATGCTTGATACGCAAGCGATCCCGGCAGATTACATCATCCTTGGTAAAGCCGTGGGCAATGGATTACCACTGGCGGTGCTGCTCGGCAAGCCAGAGCACATCAAAATTTATCAAAGCGCGAGGATTGGCGGTACCCACACTAAAGAAGTCCTGTCAGCGCACGCCGGGATCATAGTCGCAGACATAATGCAGCAACGAGAAGGCTATGCGCGCCTGCCGCTCATCTGCCAAAAGATTGTTGCAACCATCAATGCCGCCATCACCCACTCGGCCACAACCGAGTTACTCAGCGCAACCAGCTTATTAAACGACACCCTGTTTGATCTGCGCTTTTCAGACCCTATGCTGAACAACTTTGCGGCCAGAGAGCAGCTGAAACAGACCATGATCGCTGAGGGTATTTTCATGCTGCAGGGACACAACTCATTCGTGTGTTTAGCCCATGAGCAAATCGATTTTAGCCAACTGGAAGACAAGTTAACCACCTCGCTGCGTAACTGGTCAACACAACTGTAA
- a CDS encoding inositol monophosphatase family protein, whose product MNLTDLLDEVVKIAKEAAQIIEKSKLNAEFSMKSDNTFVSKVDINVEEFISLALKSLDYNIPVFGEELGVSGMETQDTYWLIDPIDGTAWYRLGVPIYGSLISLIDKGEPILGCVALPGINEVCYAAKGHGCFIETPYQAATRVTIKDPVSSVKEAVITASGIHGTNLWLENGKYPWRIDNVFHEARLFKLSGDCIQHVQVACGRVDAAIDTIMKPWDSAALIVCLQEAGAVVMDLHGNQDQLLKRDSLLSAASLPLAQELLEKLSYQ is encoded by the coding sequence ATGAATCTTACTGATTTACTTGATGAAGTGGTGAAAATTGCAAAGGAAGCAGCACAAATAATAGAGAAATCTAAGCTCAATGCTGAGTTCTCTATGAAAAGTGATAATACGTTTGTCAGTAAAGTGGACATTAACGTTGAGGAGTTCATTAGCCTGGCGCTTAAATCCCTTGATTACAATATCCCCGTGTTTGGCGAAGAGCTGGGTGTATCAGGGATGGAGACACAAGACACTTACTGGCTAATCGACCCCATTGACGGCACAGCCTGGTACCGATTGGGAGTGCCTATTTATGGTTCACTGATCAGCCTGATTGATAAGGGCGAACCCATATTAGGATGTGTGGCGTTACCCGGGATCAATGAAGTGTGCTACGCAGCTAAGGGACACGGCTGTTTTATTGAAACACCTTATCAAGCGGCCACCAGAGTCACCATTAAGGATCCAGTCTCCTCAGTCAAAGAGGCGGTGATCACTGCATCGGGTATTCATGGCACCAACCTGTGGCTTGAAAATGGCAAGTATCCGTGGCGGATCGATAACGTATTTCACGAAGCGCGACTCTTTAAACTGTCAGGTGATTGCATTCAGCATGTCCAGGTCGCCTGCGGCCGAGTCGATGCAGCCATCGATACCATCATGAAGCCGTGGGACAGCGCCGCACTGATTGTGTGTTTGCAAGAAGCCGGTGCTGTGGTCATGGACTTACACGGCAATCAGGATCAGTTATTAAAACGCGACTCTCTGTTGTCAGCGGCTTCCCTGCCCCTGGCACAAGAACTATTAGAAAAACTTTCATATCAATAA